In Lachnospiraceae bacterium, one DNA window encodes the following:
- a CDS encoding galactitol-1-phosphate 5-dehydrogenase has product MKAWVLEDIGKIQYKEVSKPLPGEHEVLVEVKAAGICGSDIPRIYQTGAHRMPLIPGHEFAGRVVQTGENTDAKWQNKRVGIFPLIPCRSCIACRKGQYELCRNYSYLGSRQDGGFAEYVAVPESNLIELPETVSYEEAAMLEPMAVACHALRRVGASYQDTVAVCGLGTIGMLIVMLLLERNVKDLLVIGNKEFQKQMILKLGIKEEQFCDIRSENVDAWLDKKTGGTGVDVFFECVGKNETFSLAIEHGAPGGKVCLVGNPYSDMLLDKQVYWKILRNQLTVTGTWNSSFTREVTDDWHMAVYLLKEKKIVPSQLISHRYKLEGLDRGFKIMGNRSEDHMKIMAVT; this is encoded by the coding sequence ATGAAGGCATGGGTGCTTGAAGATATCGGGAAGATCCAATATAAAGAGGTGTCAAAGCCACTGCCCGGGGAGCATGAGGTTTTAGTGGAAGTGAAGGCGGCGGGAATCTGCGGCTCGGACATTCCACGGATCTATCAGACCGGCGCGCACCGGATGCCGCTGATCCCGGGACATGAATTTGCGGGCCGGGTAGTGCAGACCGGCGAAAATACGGATGCAAAATGGCAGAATAAACGAGTCGGCATTTTTCCGTTAATTCCCTGCCGCAGCTGTATCGCATGCAGGAAAGGACAGTATGAGCTATGCAGAAATTACAGCTACCTTGGTTCCAGACAGGATGGGGGATTTGCGGAGTATGTGGCAGTGCCGGAGAGCAATCTGATCGAACTGCCGGAAACTGTTTCATATGAGGAGGCAGCGATGCTGGAACCAATGGCAGTGGCATGCCACGCACTGCGGCGTGTGGGTGCATCATACCAGGATACGGTTGCCGTGTGCGGACTGGGGACGATCGGAATGCTGATCGTCATGCTTTTATTGGAACGGAATGTGAAGGATCTCCTTGTAATTGGAAACAAGGAATTCCAAAAACAAATGATTTTAAAGCTTGGCATCAAAGAAGAACAGTTTTGTGACATCAGGTCGGAAAATGTGGATGCATGGCTGGATAAAAAGACCGGAGGAACCGGGGTAGATGTTTTTTTTGAATGTGTTGGTAAAAATGAAACCTTTTCACTGGCAATTGAGCATGGGGCGCCGGGCGGAAAGGTTTGTCTGGTTGGAAACCCATATTCGGACATGCTGCTTGATAAGCAGGTTTACTGGAAGATTTTAAGAAATCAGCTGACCGTAACTGGAACATGGAATTCTTCTTTTACAAGGGAAGTGACAGATGACTGGCATATGGCAGTGTATCTGCTAAAAGAAAAAAAGATTGTTCCTTCACAGCTTATTTCCCATCGGTATAAGCTGGAAGGATTAGACCGGGGATTTAAGATCATGGGGAACAGATCAGAGGATCATATGAAGATCATGGCGGTTACGTAA
- a CDS encoding 2-C-methyl-D-erythritol 4-phosphate cytidylyltransferase, with translation MNTALILSGGVGSRLGGDMPKQYIEVGGRILLSYCLERLSRHPLVDAVQIVAQEEWQGTIRSCLKRYDINKKFRGFSNPGENRQLSIYNGLRDILTYAAGTDDTVLVHDGARPCLPGALITECVNALERHDGVIPVLPMKDTVYVSSDGKHVSSLLNRGEIFAGQAPELFVLGKYYEANERLLPHRIFQINGSTEAAVLGGMDIVMIPGDEGNYKITTRADLERFREFISQKEDTMGEISK, from the coding sequence ATGAACACAGCACTGATCTTATCCGGCGGAGTCGGCAGCAGGCTCGGCGGGGATATGCCAAAGCAGTATATAGAAGTGGGAGGACGGATCCTTCTGTCGTATTGTCTGGAGCGGCTGTCGCGGCATCCGTTGGTGGACGCGGTCCAGATCGTGGCGCAGGAAGAATGGCAGGGGACGATCCGCAGCTGTCTGAAGCGGTATGATATAAATAAAAAATTCAGGGGCTTTTCAAATCCGGGGGAAAACCGCCAGCTCTCCATTTACAATGGCCTTCGGGACATTTTAACCTATGCGGCGGGGACGGATGATACCGTGCTGGTCCATGATGGGGCGCGTCCGTGCTTGCCAGGGGCATTGATCACGGAATGCGTCAATGCTCTGGAGAGACATGACGGAGTGATTCCGGTCCTTCCGATGAAGGATACCGTTTATGTAAGCAGTGACGGAAAACATGTGTCATCCCTGCTAAACAGGGGGGAGATTTTTGCCGGACAGGCGCCGGAGCTGTTTGTACTGGGGAAATACTATGAGGCCAATGAGCGGCTTCTCCCCCACAGGATTTTCCAGATCAACGGTTCAACGGAGGCGGCGGTCCTTGGTGGGATGGACATTGTGATGATACCGGGTGATGAGGGAAATTATAAAATTACGACCAGGGCAGACCTGGAACGTTTCAGGGAATTTATTTCGCAAAAAGAGGATACGATGGGAGAAATTTCAAAATGA
- a CDS encoding ribulose-phosphate 3-epimerase produces the protein MQFELTASMMCADYGNLAQEVKSLEESGIDSFHIDIMDGRYVSNFAMSLNDMRYIAGATEKPLDVHLMIEHPNNLIHLFLKNLRKGDTVYIHPEAEYHPSTTLQKIIDAGMVPGIAINPGTSVETVLEMLRIVKKVLVMSVNPGNAGQMYLPYVGKKITKLLALKEDMDFEMYWDGACSAERILEFAPKGMKGFVLGTTLLFGKDRPYGEILKDIRNLRL, from the coding sequence ATGCAGTTTGAATTAACAGCCTCGATGATGTGCGCGGATTACGGGAATCTTGCGCAGGAAGTAAAATCCCTGGAAGAAAGCGGGATCGATTCTTTCCATATCGATATTATGGATGGAAGGTATGTCTCCAATTTTGCCATGTCGTTAAACGATATGCGCTATATTGCTGGAGCGACAGAAAAGCCGCTGGATGTGCATCTGATGATCGAACATCCAAACAATCTGATTCATTTATTTTTAAAAAATTTAAGAAAAGGTGACACGGTGTATATCCACCCGGAGGCAGAGTATCATCCGTCAACCACATTACAGAAGATCATTGACGCAGGGATGGTACCGGGGATTGCAATCAATCCGGGGACATCGGTGGAGACGGTGCTTGAAATGCTCCGGATTGTCAAAAAGGTACTTGTAATGTCGGTCAATCCCGGAAATGCCGGGCAGATGTATCTGCCTTATGTGGGGAAAAAGATCACGAAGCTCCTGGCATTAAAGGAAGACATGGATTTTGAAATGTACTGGGACGGCGCGTGCAGTGCCGAGCGTATCCTGGAATTTGCTCCAAAGGGCATGAAAGGGTTTGTACTTGGAACAACGCTGCTGTTTGGGAAGGACAGGCCTTACGGGGAAATCCTGAAGGATATCAGGAATTTGAGGCTATGA
- a CDS encoding glycosyltransferase, with protein sequence MPKVSILMPAYNAERYIGTAIESVLSQSYDDWELIIVDDASDDNTGAICERYASKDKRIKTLRHTENKGISIGKNEALRHASGDYIAFCDDDDIMASKTLEDNLYLVEENNAQIARWSYKTVKISSENVVIGEIPRICRNNIYHNREEIFRDYENVHEVLSCDWTGLYDRKFLNRHNIKFNEKYRYGGEDTEFNILTLQYVERMVMSSEIYYAWHLRKNHSTTAKRNINFCYSMIEVAKKEHDLLEKNCEDFEKLWASYGSFYKNLILDYAEKLPESDRTIIEQIMRKNGW encoded by the coding sequence ATGCCGAAGGTAAGTATATTGATGCCGGCTTATAATGCTGAGAGATACATAGGAACAGCTATTGAAAGCGTGCTTTCCCAGTCATACGATGACTGGGAACTGATAATAGTTGACGATGCGTCTGATGATAATACAGGAGCTATTTGTGAGCGGTATGCATCAAAAGATAAGCGGATAAAGACTTTACGTCATACGGAAAACAAGGGGATCTCCATTGGGAAAAATGAAGCGTTAAGGCATGCTTCAGGAGACTATATTGCTTTTTGTGATGATGACGATATTATGGCATCTAAGACATTAGAAGATAATTTATATTTAGTAGAAGAAAATAATGCGCAAATTGCAAGATGGTCATATAAAACTGTTAAAATTAGCAGTGAAAATGTTGTGATAGGCGAGATACCAAGAATATGCAGAAACAATATATACCATAATCGGGAGGAAATTTTCCGCGATTATGAAAATGTACATGAGGTGTTAAGCTGCGACTGGACAGGATTGTACGATAGAAAATTTTTAAACAGGCATAATATAAAATTTAATGAAAAATACAGGTATGGAGGAGAAGATACGGAATTTAATATTTTAACATTGCAATATGTTGAAAGAATGGTCATGAGTTCCGAAATATATTATGCATGGCATTTAAGGAAAAATCACAGTACAACGGCAAAAAGAAACATTAATTTTTGTTATAGCATGATAGAGGTGGCAAAAAAAGAACATGATCTGCTGGAAAAAAACTGTGAGGATTTTGAGAAATTATGGGCGTCATACGGATCATTCTATAAAAATCTAATATTAGATTATGCGGAAAAATTACCGGAAAGTGACAGAACAATTATAGAACAGATCATGAGAAAAAACGGCTGGTGA
- a CDS encoding class I SAM-dependent methyltransferase, protein MQKIFIFGRGQYFREKYITFKTKYNICGFIDNAVGSEEEDGFLHIPVYNPLRLKELPQYDIYCVSADFISMWRQLKSLGISEHRIKFGAMIEPMQEGIEKAAFSNGEILSAKNGKLLYSSQKYKNVSISSMEDIKEIVRESVKNKNHDIAKIQALSTKPVSKVFGSERGKAVDRYYIEKFLSSKSNVIRGTVLEIANDQYTKKFGGNNVERSIVSHVKGWGKNSILCNFETGDGVIENSVDCVICTQTLQYIFDLRSAIKNIYKMLKAGGTALITVPGIKPLCEYDNDNWGEYWSFTPKSIEKLCRTVCDGEHFELEQFGNVKTATAYLYGLCVEDMQEEDFTEKDLQYPFIICAKISKE, encoded by the coding sequence ATGCAGAAAATATTTATATTTGGAAGAGGTCAATATTTTAGAGAGAAATATATAACGTTTAAAACAAAATATAATATTTGCGGATTTATAGATAATGCGGTCGGGAGCGAGGAAGAGGACGGATTTTTACATATTCCTGTCTATAATCCGTTAAGGTTAAAGGAGCTTCCGCAATATGACATATATTGTGTTTCAGCTGATTTTATATCGATGTGGCGTCAGCTAAAAAGCCTGGGGATCAGTGAGCATCGGATAAAATTTGGGGCAATGATAGAACCGATGCAGGAGGGGATAGAAAAAGCGGCATTTTCCAATGGGGAAATATTATCCGCAAAAAATGGAAAGCTGTTATATTCATCACAGAAATATAAAAATGTGAGTATATCTTCGATGGAGGATATCAAGGAAATTGTCAGGGAATCTGTAAAAAATAAAAATCATGATATCGCAAAAATACAGGCGCTGTCGACAAAGCCGGTCAGTAAAGTATTTGGAAGCGAAAGAGGAAAAGCAGTAGACCGCTATTATATAGAAAAATTCTTGAGCAGCAAATCGAATGTAATACGTGGAACAGTGCTGGAAATTGCAAATGACCAATATACTAAAAAATTCGGCGGAAATAATGTCGAAAGATCGATCGTAAGCCATGTGAAAGGCTGGGGGAAGAATAGTATACTATGCAATTTTGAGACAGGTGATGGAGTGATCGAAAATTCGGTGGATTGTGTCATATGTACACAGACATTGCAGTATATTTTTGATCTTCGCAGCGCAATAAAAAATATATATAAAATGTTAAAAGCCGGGGGGACTGCATTGATCACAGTCCCTGGGATCAAACCCTTATGTGAATATGATAATGATAATTGGGGAGAATATTGGAGCTTTACACCTAAATCCATAGAGAAATTATGCAGGACCGTCTGTGACGGGGAACATTTTGAGCTGGAACAATTTGGCAATGTAAAAACGGCGACAGCGTATCTATATGGATTATGCGTTGAGGATATGCAGGAAGAAGATTTTACAGAAAAGGATTTACAATATCCTTTTATCATATGTGCTAAAATTAGTAAGGAATGA
- a CDS encoding 4Fe-4S cluster-binding domain-containing protein — protein MKTYIYGAGNIALHIIAKMKEYEGEITGFIDSYKKGEYEGYPIVLLEDVEKDSNVVISVLNTNSILEIYQKLRQAGISNIYWFYDATQKDIKYDNAGFLGKECLNLSGWGDVVMPHIELHISDKCNLNCKGCTHFSPLFEDVGAVLEKKMADIRQLKKMFSDIFRIDILGGEPLLNPQLKEYVVELRRELPNTFIQIYTNGLLIPKLGKDVLQAIHDYNIGVSVSEYYPTHQMIDRITKCLNQYGIRYRIAEYDGKQLFNKPISISENSKYPKKCISNGCITINDGLIARCPTLMYISRFNEYFDQKLPTDGIYRISDYNNGKELLDDMKREVPLCKHCIECDMEWSVCGSQKQMKDFAVED, from the coding sequence ATGAAAACATATATATATGGAGCTGGAAACATAGCGTTGCATATTATCGCAAAAATGAAAGAATATGAAGGAGAGATCACGGGCTTTATCGATTCATATAAGAAGGGAGAATATGAAGGATATCCGATCGTTCTATTAGAGGATGTGGAGAAAGACAGCAATGTGGTCATCTCTGTGCTCAATACGAACAGCATATTGGAAATATACCAAAAATTAAGACAGGCAGGAATCTCTAATATTTACTGGTTCTATGATGCAACCCAAAAAGATATAAAGTATGATAATGCTGGATTTCTTGGAAAGGAATGTCTTAATCTGAGCGGTTGGGGAGATGTTGTGATGCCTCATATTGAACTGCACATTTCAGATAAGTGCAATTTGAATTGCAAAGGATGTACACATTTTTCCCCATTGTTTGAAGATGTAGGAGCAGTGTTGGAAAAAAAGATGGCGGACATAAGACAGCTGAAAAAAATGTTTTCAGATATATTCAGAATCGATATCTTGGGCGGCGAACCATTGCTTAATCCGCAATTAAAGGAATATGTTGTAGAACTCCGAAGAGAGCTTCCGAATACATTTATTCAAATATATACAAATGGATTACTGATTCCGAAACTGGGAAAGGATGTACTGCAGGCGATCCACGACTATAATATTGGAGTGTCGGTATCGGAGTATTATCCAACACATCAGATGATCGATAGGATTACGAAGTGCCTGAACCAATATGGTATAAGATACAGAATTGCGGAATACGATGGGAAGCAGCTGTTCAACAAGCCGATATCAATAAGTGAAAACAGTAAATATCCTAAAAAATGTATTTCGAACGGCTGTATAACAATCAATGATGGACTTATCGCACGATGCCCGACCCTGATGTATATTAGCAGGTTTAATGAATATTTTGATCAGAAGCTGCCTACGGATGGCATTTATCGGATCAGTGATTATAACAATGGGAAAGAACTGTTAGATGATATGAAGAGGGAAGTCCCTTTATGCAAGCATTGTATCGAGTGTGACATGGAATGGTCCGTATGCGGATCACAAAAACAAATGAAAGATTTTGCTGTAGAAGATTAG
- a CDS encoding PIG-L family deacetylase, producing MMGIYPLVIKETEKILIVAPHPDDESIGTGGLLSLYSNQCDVIVMTDGRYGNTEIPPDQMREIRKKEFCQAMKKAGPHQYILCDLEDGKLILHEKYFREIDFSRYTFIFLPNPKDNHSDHMAAYLYTVNEIKRRNIKNIKVFQYEVHTPLPDATCYLDISTVIEKKQELVACHSSQMKVHPYVQQVRILAQYRGYQNEQPDKFLEVYTEVKLEERQITAGTEFELSKYKQFTRVLLKWIDIRNSGKSIADFMKGNGYCKAAVYGYGPIGKLLYEELKKAGCDIPYIVDKNPALQAENIHIYHDMENLKKVDVIIVTAMSHYEDIAKEIRDHTDINVVSLEKIIMSYE from the coding sequence ATGATGGGAATTTATCCATTGGTAATTAAGGAGACAGAAAAGATATTAATTGTCGCTCCGCATCCAGATGATGAGAGTATTGGCACAGGGGGGCTGCTTTCCCTGTATTCAAATCAGTGTGATGTAATCGTAATGACAGATGGTCGATATGGCAATACTGAAATTCCACCGGATCAGATGCGGGAAATCAGGAAGAAGGAATTTTGCCAGGCAATGAAAAAGGCGGGACCACACCAATATATATTATGTGATCTTGAAGACGGAAAGCTTATTTTACATGAAAAGTATTTCAGGGAAATTGATTTTTCCCGATATACATTTATTTTTTTGCCAAATCCAAAGGACAATCACAGTGACCACATGGCAGCATATTTATATACGGTCAATGAAATAAAAAGACGAAACATAAAAAATATAAAGGTGTTTCAATATGAAGTACATACGCCGCTGCCTGATGCTACATGTTACCTGGATATTAGTACGGTTATAGAAAAAAAACAGGAACTTGTCGCGTGCCACAGTTCGCAAATGAAAGTCCATCCATATGTACAGCAGGTGAGAATATTGGCGCAATACAGGGGATATCAGAATGAACAGCCAGATAAGTTTTTAGAGGTTTATACAGAGGTTAAACTGGAAGAAAGACAAATAACGGCAGGAACGGAATTTGAACTTTCAAAATATAAGCAATTTACAAGAGTGCTGCTGAAATGGATTGATATCCGGAATTCGGGGAAAAGTATAGCGGATTTCATGAAGGGAAATGGATACTGTAAGGCAGCTGTGTATGGATATGGACCAATAGGAAAGCTGTTATATGAGGAATTAAAAAAAGCAGGCTGTGATATTCCGTATATTGTTGATAAAAATCCAGCCTTGCAGGCAGAAAATATCCATATATATCATGATATGGAAAACTTAAAAAAAGTAGATGTCATTATCGTAACCGCAATGTCCCATTACGAGGACATCGCAAAAGAGATAAGGGATCATACCGATATAAATGTTGTATCACTGGAAAAAATTATAATGAGCTATGAATGA
- a CDS encoding glycosyltransferase — protein sequence MIKISIIIPVYNKERFLDRCIQSVLDSPLKEFEIICIEDGSTDGSKELLQEIKKDNSSITVFTNEKNRGAAYSRNIGITHAKGKYIMFLDADDYLDTNALEIYYETMEKSQAQGCFIRFQISSDHASNETGIIHEYKDVYRGLDLLDRFVNNNENFLYACNAIWQREFLLENKIQFKNTKIGEGGLLILEGLLKAERVVCSNFAGYHYMINPTSTNKGKDAFQESAIGQLKQLIFMIKHLKADTENREIANFLDWYIKKNIGGITNLRLAENQYTEKGFSKPEDIVLLSLIQGNYLERKLQIEDRIESILKRKKKVYLYGAGYETAAAIRYCHRMGIEIVKIFVTSKENNPDNIYGFHVYEFDEKSVDDFSVPFLITAHKKHQGAIIRTLRKKGILNIAAAV from the coding sequence GTGATTAAAATATCTATAATAATACCAGTGTATAATAAAGAAAGATTTTTGGACAGATGCATTCAAAGCGTATTAGACAGCCCATTGAAAGAATTTGAAATAATATGCATCGAAGATGGATCTACCGATGGATCAAAAGAATTGTTACAGGAAATTAAAAAAGATAATAGCAGCATCACTGTATTTACAAATGAAAAAAACCGGGGGGCAGCATATTCACGGAACATAGGGATAACACATGCAAAGGGAAAATATATTATGTTCCTGGATGCAGACGATTATCTGGATACAAATGCGTTGGAAATATATTATGAAACAATGGAAAAGTCCCAGGCGCAGGGATGCTTTATCAGATTCCAGATCAGCAGCGATCACGCAAGCAATGAAACGGGGATCATACATGAATATAAAGATGTATACAGGGGTCTGGACTTATTAGACAGGTTTGTCAATAACAATGAAAATTTTTTATATGCCTGCAATGCAATCTGGCAAAGGGAATTTTTACTGGAAAACAAGATACAGTTTAAAAATACAAAAATTGGAGAAGGGGGTCTGCTCATTCTTGAGGGACTTTTAAAAGCAGAGCGGGTAGTATGCAGCAATTTTGCAGGATACCATTACATGATAAATCCCACTTCAACAAATAAGGGAAAAGACGCGTTTCAGGAATCAGCGATCGGTCAGCTAAAACAGCTTATATTTATGATAAAACACTTAAAGGCTGATACAGAAAACAGGGAAATTGCCAATTTTTTAGACTGGTATATCAAAAAAAATATTGGAGGAATTACGAATCTGCGTTTGGCTGAAAATCAATATACAGAAAAAGGATTTTCGAAACCGGAAGATATTGTACTGCTTTCATTAATCCAGGGGAATTATTTAGAGAGAAAACTACAAATTGAGGATAGGATAGAATCAATACTAAAACGAAAGAAAAAGGTATATCTATACGGAGCCGGGTATGAGACAGCTGCGGCGATTAGGTATTGCCACCGGATGGGTATAGAGATAGTAAAAATATTTGTAACATCGAAGGAGAATAATCCTGATAATATATATGGATTCCATGTATATGAATTTGATGAAAAATCAGTAGATGATTTTAGTGTTCCGTTTCTGATAACAGCACATAAAAAGCATCAGGGGGCAATTATACGGACACTAAGAAAAAAAGGCATATTGAACATAGCGGCCGCTGTTTAG
- a CDS encoding polysaccharide pyruvyl transferase family protein — translation MARFVFGMGIALINHWKIIKKNFNPDYGIDNDKSKWGKSDTYTNLTCIAPEKLYGQKDAEALITVGDPYIIEKIKKQLEDMHIPYKVLVQEIDKWTSGEKLPEHLRSMSDNEKKILLFNTPEHDNIGDHLITLAELDFLKKYFKDYKIYEITDIEYSWYHLKIKKNVTINDIILITGGGFLGSLWLYNGEKNVRNILKEYHHNKIVILPQTIYFEENDRGKKELEETKKIYNSHNNLTVCAREKKSYEILSQILKPHIRVELLPDMALFYHVGRVGKKEGKREKKAILCLRNDKEKILTSMEQKKIEQELILQNWEIQKTSMHSGEFLGINGRKEQVYNKLAQIQDSGLVVTDTLHCMISAALTGTPCIAFNNLSGKVENVYKWIEKMPYIQLCNERTEFEDKVQALDKKSEICNNVRFKEYEERLEKIIRGM, via the coding sequence ATGGCAAGATTTGTATTTGGTATGGGAATTGCCTTAATTAATCATTGGAAAATAATTAAAAAAAATTTCAACCCGGATTATGGAATCGATAATGACAAAAGCAAATGGGGAAAAAGTGACACATATACAAATCTGACATGTATTGCGCCGGAAAAATTGTATGGACAAAAAGATGCAGAGGCCTTGATCACTGTCGGAGATCCATACATAATAGAAAAAATAAAAAAGCAGCTTGAGGATATGCATATTCCATACAAGGTGCTCGTGCAAGAGATCGACAAATGGACCAGTGGAGAGAAGCTGCCGGAGCATTTACGATCAATGAGTGATAATGAAAAGAAGATTTTACTGTTTAATACGCCGGAACATGACAATATTGGGGATCATTTAATTACGCTTGCGGAATTAGATTTCCTGAAAAAATATTTTAAGGATTATAAAATATATGAAATAACGGATATTGAATATAGCTGGTATCATTTGAAAATCAAAAAAAACGTTACAATAAATGATATCATACTGATCACGGGCGGTGGGTTCCTTGGCTCATTATGGTTGTACAATGGGGAGAAAAATGTCAGGAATATTTTAAAGGAATACCATCATAATAAAATAGTTATTTTGCCACAAACAATTTATTTTGAGGAAAATGATAGAGGAAAAAAAGAATTAGAGGAGACGAAGAAAATTTATAACAGTCATAATAACCTTACAGTTTGTGCCAGGGAGAAAAAATCATATGAGATATTATCCCAAATATTAAAACCACATATCCGGGTAGAATTATTACCGGATATGGCACTATTTTATCATGTAGGACGTGTGGGGAAGAAAGAGGGAAAAAGGGAAAAAAAGGCAATCCTATGTCTGCGGAATGACAAGGAAAAAATTCTTACATCCATGGAACAAAAGAAAATCGAACAGGAGCTTATCCTTCAAAACTGGGAAATACAAAAAACGTCGATGCATTCCGGGGAATTTTTGGGGATAAATGGACGGAAAGAACAGGTTTACAATAAGCTGGCACAGATCCAGGATTCCGGATTAGTTGTGACGGATACATTACACTGTATGATATCGGCGGCCCTTACCGGAACACCGTGTATTGCATTTAATAATCTTTCGGGAAAAGTCGAAAATGTATATAAATGGATAGAAAAAATGCCATATATCCAACTGTGCAACGAACGAACTGAATTTGAGGACAAGGTGCAGGCGCTGGATAAAAAATCAGAAATCTGTAACAACGTCCGATTTAAAGAGTATGAGGAACGATTGGAAAAAATTATCAGAGGAATGTGA
- a CDS encoding glycosyltransferase encodes MKYTNASIKKFAQYVKNNNKKIILFGSGAVCKTFIPYILDQYGISEHVLLVIDNNPAKQGLTIRFNKKVVRVCCIDVLERCKEDYCIVITNGDFYSVMDQLDRIKECKDKVCFIAAVIQLDREYDKKLNFVYHDFQSPQIPKIIHYCWFSGREMPMDLQRCVATWKEKCPDYEIICWNESNYDVNKYRYTKEAYALQKWGYIPDIVRLDVLYELGGFYFDTDVRILKNLDDLRYQQAFCGRERAGHVNFGGGSGSIPHSAVVKKILEFRQDEPFALGNGCYNAEASGYYETAPLMELGLKIEDINQKLDGINVYASEFFSPYNYINGDNIKNENTHSIHYFSGSWIEGGEKLRKETREKYNVVKNELGELV; translated from the coding sequence ATGAAGTATACAAACGCGTCAATAAAAAAATTTGCGCAATATGTAAAAAACAACAATAAAAAAATAATATTATTTGGCTCGGGTGCGGTATGTAAAACCTTTATTCCATATATATTAGATCAATATGGAATTTCAGAACATGTTCTTTTGGTAATTGATAATAATCCGGCTAAACAGGGTCTGACGATTCGATTTAATAAAAAGGTTGTAAGGGTCTGCTGCATAGATGTTTTAGAACGCTGTAAAGAAGACTATTGCATTGTAATAACAAACGGAGATTTCTATTCCGTAATGGATCAGCTTGATCGGATAAAAGAATGCAAAGACAAGGTCTGCTTTATTGCGGCTGTCATTCAATTAGACCGGGAATATGATAAGAAGCTGAATTTTGTATATCATGATTTTCAATCTCCTCAGATTCCTAAAATCATTCATTATTGCTGGTTCTCAGGAAGGGAAATGCCAATGGACCTGCAGAGATGTGTTGCGACCTGGAAGGAAAAATGCCCGGATTATGAGATCATCTGCTGGAATGAATCGAATTACGATGTGAACAAGTACAGGTACACAAAAGAGGCATATGCCTTACAAAAATGGGGGTACATTCCCGATATTGTCAGGCTGGATGTCTTGTATGAATTGGGAGGATTTTATTTTGACACAGATGTAAGGATATTGAAAAATCTCGATGATCTGCGATATCAGCAGGCTTTTTGCGGCAGGGAGAGAGCCGGACATGTTAATTTTGGCGGAGGATCGGGAAGCATTCCTCACAGTGCTGTTGTAAAAAAAATCCTGGAATTCCGCCAGGATGAACCGTTTGCGCTCGGGAATGGATGCTATAATGCGGAGGCAAGCGGCTATTATGAGACCGCTCCATTGATGGAACTTGGGTTAAAAATAGAAGATATAAATCAAAAGCTTGATGGAATTAATGTTTATGCTTCGGAGTTTTTTTCCCCGTATAATTATATCAATGGGGACAATATTAAAAATGAAAACACCCATTCCATTCATTATTTTAGCGGAAGCTGGATCGAAGGCGGAGAAAAGTTAAGAAAAGAAACCAGAGAAAAATATAATGTTGTAAAAAATGAACTGGGAGAACTGGTGTAA